CTGTGAGAATATCGGCCCTATAATCGTAAACGTCAGGAATGTCGTTAAAAGAACCGTCGTGAAAGGTACGACAAACAGGTCAATCATTTCAGGCGTGTGCTTATGAAGCCATTTTTCAATTGAACACATCAGCCAGACGGCAATAATTACGGGAATTACGTGACCCTGATAGCCGACTTTCTGAACGTTTATGACGAAGTTAAGAATCTTGAAATCCCACGTAGGAATTTGAGACATTGAGCCGACGACCCACGCATTTACTAAATTCGCATGAATCATGGCCAAGCCTATAACTGCGCCCAAGAAAGTATTTCCGCCGAAGACTCTAGCCGCTGAAATTGCAACGATGACCGGTAAATATGCAAATGCCGTATTAGCTACCATGTCTAAGAAATCATACCATGAAGTTTGCGCGAATTCCGGGTAAACCTTGCCCATTGCCT
This region of Synergistaceae bacterium genomic DNA includes:
- a CDS encoding PTS transporter subunit EIIC — translated: MALDYRKCAEEIVSHIGGRENITQAAHCATRLRLVIKDNSKVDKKALENVDGVKGMFENNGQLQLIIGTGTVNKVYAEFLSVTGMTEATKDDVKAAAAAGQPVWKRILKAIGDVFVPILPAIVASGLMMGFVEAMGKVYPEFAQTSWYDFLDMVANTAFAYLPVIVAISAARVFGGNTFLGAVIGLAMIHANLVNAWVVGSMSQIPTWDFKILNFVINVQKVGYQGHVIPVIIAVWLMCSIEKWLHKHTPEMIDLFVVPFTTVLLTTFLTFTIIGPIFSQ